The Listeria sp. PSOL-1 genome includes a region encoding these proteins:
- a CDS encoding ETX/MTX2 family pore-forming toxin yields MKKLKLFSLLLLPSVILSTTTPYLAAEKVHAEAPSEKAGIIVPITDRLNAIAKDYYEKQQYMSHVDNYTITNLIRTTQNQKFDVSGSQLGSPTKGNETPIYMGTNTFDNTDSATEQTYNTSEFSQAVAYSNSTSTTKGFKFNSDQFIQIFLPESKINLEFNASSTQTNTKTVTNTVVATRQPIKVPAGKKYRVTVDLRKVSYYGKVSLNAFTTDTTPTFTNKLQGYHYDSHGIPTQKQFDITDPYDFAYFTNSSIFNKNDIKFETNATDLNEAIWKYVFGTLESKISFVGEGDYSYETGTEFFVTTEDITDSNNVKVVDKQSYKLK; encoded by the coding sequence TTGAAAAAGTTAAAATTGTTTAGTTTATTATTGCTTCCTAGTGTAATCTTATCTACAACCACACCGTATTTAGCTGCAGAGAAAGTGCATGCAGAAGCTCCCTCTGAAAAAGCTGGCATTATTGTTCCTATTACTGACCGTTTAAATGCTATCGCCAAAGATTATTATGAGAAACAACAATACATGTCTCATGTCGATAATTATACGATCACCAATTTAATTAGAACAACACAGAATCAAAAATTTGATGTAAGCGGTAGTCAATTAGGTAGCCCTACTAAAGGTAATGAAACTCCAATTTATATGGGAACAAATACATTTGACAATACAGACAGTGCTACAGAGCAAACATATAATACATCAGAATTTTCCCAAGCAGTAGCTTATAGTAACTCAACATCAACAACTAAGGGCTTTAAATTTAATTCTGATCAATTCATTCAGATTTTTTTACCAGAGAGTAAAATTAATTTAGAATTTAATGCCTCTTCTACGCAAACGAATACTAAAACTGTAACAAACACAGTAGTAGCAACACGTCAACCAATTAAAGTTCCAGCCGGAAAAAAATATCGAGTAACGGTTGATTTACGAAAAGTGTCTTATTATGGAAAAGTTTCTTTAAATGCTTTTACAACAGATACAACCCCTACATTTACAAACAAACTGCAAGGGTATCATTATGATAGTCACGGAATTCCAACACAAAAACAATTCGACATCACGGATCCTTATGACTTTGCATACTTCACTAATTCTTCTATTTTTAATAAAAATGATATTAAGTTTGAAACGAATGCGACTGATTTAAACGAAGCCATTTGGAAATATGTTTTTGGTACACTCGAATCTAAAATATCATTCGTTGGAGAAGGCGATTATAGCTATGAAACTGGCACAGAATTCTTTGTTACAACAGAAGATATTACAGATTCGAACAATGTAAAAGTTGTAGATAAGCAAAGTTATAAACTTAAATAA